From a single Poecilia reticulata strain Guanapo linkage group LG2, Guppy_female_1.0+MT, whole genome shotgun sequence genomic region:
- the LOC103461774 gene encoding heat shock 70 kDa protein 12A-like, protein MGDCCIIAIKIGPTHTEYVYNITSSEEEIDPCLRWWGKEVGLDSPTTPTCILFDEHEQFISFGYEAKQSHLSISGQEARNMFFFDCFKFLYRNNLTKNLIIKSVNGKEMKALKVFTEALRFLKDDVLKTINKNTEGMKFTASDFTWVLTVPDSCDPSAKPFMRKAATQAGIGTDGNEYNLVIAQESEAALAWCMKLPAEGFITETRISLHDLRSPEDQHIVIIAEGNENIDIAVYEVLKGKMLKELHRSSVNDLGEKSVDRKYKEFLREIFTEGVWDEYEMNYPSEVQKMMYEFSRSKEVDENIQFCCPFNLSSLACKHQDIENFFEGVEGASWDVGSIKISRNKLRSFFAQSLQGITHNVREIFNKGFNIGCILLVGEYAACQVLRRHITDEFIDYCKVLCPFRPRDSVLKGAVELGKHQTLLQFQKSAFTYGIGVSDRFDELKHIKERKFTNKDGEWCGGLFIKLIEVDKSFPIWVNLSTGSWTLINKASSGHQGLTSNIRGSGPTALLNAPSAPCWRLAVXWIMWYLQRLQLAMHDDLLVSEEKCLNK, encoded by the exons ATGGGTGACTGCTGTATTATAGCCATAAAGATTGGCCCAACACACACTGAATACGTCTACAATATAACTAGTAGTGAAGAGGAAATTGACCCATGTTTAAGGTGGTGGGGTAAAGAAGTTGGACTGGATTCTCCAACAACTCCTACCTGCATCCTGTTTGATGAACATGAACAATTTATCAGCTTTGGTTATGAAGCTAAACAAAGTCATTTGTCAATAAGCGGTCAAGAAGCAAGAAACATGTTCTTTTTTGACTGCTTCAAGTTCCTCTATAGAAAC AATTTAACCAAGAATCTGATTATTAAATCAGTCAATGGAAAGGAAATGAAAGCTCTGAAGGTTTTTACAGAAGCTTTAAGATTCTTGAAAGATGATGTTCTGAAAACcatcaataaaaacactgaaggaaTGAAGTTCACAGCCTCTGACTTCACCTGGGTTCTGACTGTTCCTGACTCCTGTGATCCTTCAGCTAAACCCTTTATGAGAAAAGCTGCGACTCAG gcaGGTATTGGAACAGATGGAAATGAATATAATCTGGTCATCGCTCAGGAATCAGAAGCAGCTTTAGCCTGGTGTATGAAGCTTCCAGCTGAGGGTTTCATCACAGAAACCAGAATAAGTCTGCATGATCTCCGCTCTCCAGAAGACCAACACATTGTTATTATTGCTGAAGGTA ATGAAAATATTGACATTGCTGTTTATGAAGTcctgaaaggaaaaatgttgaaGGAGCTCCATAGATCCTCTGTGAATGATCTGGGAGAAAAAAGTGTggacagaaaatataaagaattcCTCAGGGAAATTTTCACCGAGGGAGTCTGGGATGAATATGAAATGAACTATCCCAGTGAGGTTCAGAAGATGATGTATGAATTTTCCCGTTCCAAAGAAGTGGATGAAAATATTCAGTTCTGCTGTCCATTTAATCTGTCATCACTAGCTTGTAAACACCAAGACATAGAAAATTTCTTTGAAGGAGTAGAAGGAGCATCCTGGGATGTTGGATCAATCAAAATATCTAGAAATAAACTGAGGTCTTTTTTTGCTCAAAGCCTGCAGGGAATCACTCATAATGTCAGAGAAATATTCAACAAAGGTTTCAACATTGGCTGCATTTTGTTAGTAGGAGAATACGCTGCGTGTCAAGTTTTAAGGAGACACATTACTGATGAGTTTATAGATTATTGTAAAGTTTTGTGTCCATTTAGACCTAGAGACTCAGTACTGAAGGGAGCTGTAGAACTAGGAAAACACCAGACATTGTTACAGTTTCAGAAAAGTGCTTTCACTTATGGAATCGGTGTCTCTGACAGGTTTGATGAATTAAAGCACATCAAAGAAAGGAAATTCACCAACAAAGATGGTGAATGGTGTGGAGGACTTTTTATAAAACTAATTGAAGTTG ACAAATCCTTCCCCATATGGGTGAATCTGTCAACAGGAAGCTGGACGCTCATTAACAAGGCCTCCAGTGGTCATCAGGGACTTACCTCCAATATCAGAGGGTCGGGGCCCACCGCCCTCCTCAACGCTCCATCTGCTCCCTGCTGGCGTTTGGCAGTCRGTTGGATCATGTGGTACCTGCAGCGCCTGCAGCTCGCCATGCACGATGATCTGCTCGTGTCAGAGGAAAAgtgtttgaacaaataa